Within Nocardia terpenica, the genomic segment TGGTGACAGTGTTGACCTCGTCCGCGGGCATGGCTGGTAGTGACAGTGTTGGTCAGCAGTGGGCGGCTTCGTATAACGAAGCTGCGCAGCTTGCGATCTCGAGCTCATCGAAGCTTGCGACCGCTCTTGGTCAGGTCAGGGATCTGATCGTCGTTGGTGCTCACAACCATCAGGTCGCGGAGACCGCCGCCAACCTCAAGGACCTGCCGCCACCGCAGGCTCCGCAATTGCTTCCCGCGCCCTGCCTGGCCGAAAACGTGCCGTCCGCTGCCGGAAGTGGGATACCCGAGCCGTTCGGGTGGTCGATCATCAAGGACGCCGTCGGTTGGGCATGGCCGAATGGCCATCAAGATCAATTGAATGCGGCCCAGGCCGCCTGGCATACCGCCGCTGCCGATTTCCGTACCGCCGCTGGTTCGACGCTGCAAGCAGTCGAACTTCTCCGGAACCAGCAGTCACCCGAGATCGAGATCGCGGTCCAAACCTGCAACGATCGTCAAACCGACCTCAACGCGTTGGCGGACGCCTGCCAGACACTCGGTGACGCGTGCGGCAACTACGCCCATCACCTCGATGAGGCACACGAGAAGATCCTCGTTGTACTTCAAGAACTCGCGATAGAAACCGCCGTGGCAGAGACCGCATTCGCGGCCCTGGCGCCGGTCACGGGGACCCTGTCGGAATGGATCGGCAACGGCGCTATGGCCGCTCGTGTCACCGTGAAGGCCCGACGTGTCGCCACCATCATCGGCGAACTGGCAACGAAGGCAGCGAAAATCGTCGTAGACGCAATCAAGCCGCTGGTCGAGCGACTGAAGCCTCTATTCGAACGTATTCGCAAATGGGCCGAAGCCGCCAAGGCCAAGCTGTCGAAGGGTGGTGATGGACTGCCCGGAAGACCCGGATCGGGTGTAGGGCCATCATCGACTCCAGCAGAGCGCGAAGCGTTGATCCAAGAACTCGATCAGGCTGGAATCAAGTTCAACCCCGAAAAGATCGTGCAGATAGGGAAGGACTCCGATGGAAAGGTGATCTTCCTGGAACAAGGAAATGACCGAGCTGGGCTTCAGCACGTTCTCAAGCACGCCGGAGACTTTGTGAACAAAGGGGTTCGCGAAGACGAGATCCCCGAGGTTGTCCTGCGGGCTGTTACCGAGGGGGAAAGGGTTGGAGTCTCGGGTAGAGACAGGCCGATATTTGAGATCATGCACAACGGTCAGCTGGTGAAGATTGCCGTGACAGTCGGAAGTAATGGCTTTATCGTCGGAGCTAATCCGATATCCTAAGCCAACGAGGAGGGAGAGGAATGAATCGCCTGCAGTTACGTCCAGAAATTCAATGCTACCCTATATGGGTATTTCGTGACGGCATGTTCAATAATGTGGAGCCCAGCTCACTGGGTTTGTCGAGCGACCTCGCAAATGCGTTGGAGCGGTGGGCGGATCGGTGGGATGCTACGTATGACCTCGTGAATGATCCGGGCAATCCACACTTCGACACAGATGCGGATGAAAATCGCTTTTGGGAGGACGGCAGGGAGCTTGCGGATCGTCTTCGGGCCGAGCTTGGTGACGGATGGGGAGTCGAGCTTGAGTTGCCGAAATAACCAAGGTTGGCGCACATGACAGACATTCAGAAATGGGAACGGCAACTCCAGTACGATCTCGCCGAGATCCGCCGTAACAGTCAGGACCTCGCGAACGCAGTGACCGCCGTGCGAGGTCGCGGGGTAATGCAAGGTGTCTTTATTGAGGTCAACGCCGATGGTGATATCACCGACCTGCAGATTGCGCCTGGAGCGATGCGATGGACTAGCGCCCAGCTCACTTCCGTGATACTCGACTGTCATCGCAAAGCCCGCGCTGACGCAAGGGCTAAAGTCGAGCGGCTCGTCCGCAAAGCCGACCCGCGAATACGCAGCCAGCTGCAACAACTGCACGGAGCGTCGGAAGCATCGCAGCCGGAACGGCGGCCGATGACAGAAGCGGAAATCCAAGCAGCCGATGACGAATATTTTGAGCGCATGAACCGCCTCGGCTGGAGAGACGGCCAGTAATTAGGCCATGCGGACGAATGGAGCGACAGTGGGTGACACCGCGGTACTGATGATCGACATGCAAAATTCGTATGTCGCTGATGACGGGGTACGTGACGCATTAGGATGGCCGCCGATCTGGCGACTCGATGCGGTCATCGCTGAATGCGCTGCGCTGCTCGACACTGCGCGACAGTACGGGCTGCCGATCGTGTACTCGCGTGGAGTCACCAGCGAGGTTGGTGCCCTGGCCTCGAACCCCCGAGCGCGGCGGCATATGCAACTACGGGCCGATACGGTGCCTTACCTATCCGATGAGCAGCAGCAATGGCGGACCCAGATTATGGATGCGGTCGCGCCGCAGCCTGGCGACCTGGTGCTCACCAAGACCCGGCCGAGCTTCTTCACCTACACCGAACTCGAGCCAGTCCTGCGTAGCCTCGGCATTACCCGTCTGGTCGTGGCCGGCCTGCAAACCAATGTCTGTGTCGAGGCCACCGTCCGTGGTGCACTGGACCGAAACTTCGATGTAGCGGTAGCCGAGGACGCTGTCTCCACCGACGGACCCGCACTGCATGAGGGCGCTCTCAACTCGATGCGCGTGCTGTACACCGAGGTGGCGCCGTGGCGGGAACTGCTGGCTCCGAACGCATCCTGGGACCGGGCCTTCACCACCCTCGACTACGGCCGCGACCCGTCCTACTGGTCGGAAGCCGACGCACTGACCCCGGAGGATCAAGGCGTCTGAAAACGGCTGGACCGGCCCACTTACGATTGAGTGCGAGGCCGCCCTTTCTGAGCGGCGGCTCACCCTCCGACAACCTCTTGGAAGGCGTCCATGCACTCGGCCGACATCAGTAGCCGCGCCCTTCGATTCTTCGAGACCCAGGGCCACACGGTGGTGCCCTCGGCATCGCTGATCGCAGACGACCCGACGCTGCTACTGATCAACGCAGGCATGGCACCGTTCAAGCCATACTTCCTCGGCGAGGCACCGCCGCCGTTCCGGCGAGCTACCAGCTTGCAGAAGTGCGTGCGAACCGTCGACATCGAGGAGGTCGGCAAGACCAGCCGACACGGCTCCTTTTTCCAGATGTTCGGCAACTTCTCCTTCGGCGACTATTTCAAAGAGAAGGCCATCCCATTCGCATGGGAGTTTCTGACATCGTCGGCCGCCGACGGTGGGCTCGGGCTGCCCGAGGACAAGCTGTGGGTCACGGTCTACCTGGACGACGACGAAGCCGAGCACATCTGGCGCAACGAGATCGGCGTACCAGCCGAACGCATCCAGCGGCTCGGCATGTCCGAGAACTTCTGGTCGATGGGTGTCCCCGGCCCTTGTGGCCCGTGCTCGGAGATCTGTTTCGACCGCGGCCCAGACTTCGGGCGTGACGGCGGCCCGGTCGCCAACGACGAACGCTACCTTGAGATTTGGAACCTGGTGTTCATGCAGAACATCCGGGGCGAGGGCCCGGCGAAGGAGGGCTACCCGATACTGGGTGACCTGCCGTCGAAGAACATCGACACCGGGTTCGGGCTTGAGCGCATGGCGGCCCTGCTGCAGAACGTGCCCACGATCTTCGACATCGACACCACCCGTCAGATCCTCGACCTGGCAGCCGAGCTGAGCGGCGCCAAGTACGGAGCGAGCGTCAGAAACGATGTCGCCTTGCGCGTCGTGGCCGACCACATCCTCACGAGCGTGATGCTCATCGGTGATGGCGTCACCCCGTCGAACGACGGCCGCGGATACATCCTGCGCCGAATCCTGCGCCGCGCCGTGCGGATGATGCGGTTGCTGGGGTCCGAGGACCCAGTCGTGCATGAGCTGGTCGCCCGGACTGTCCAGGTGATGAGCCCGATGTATCCCGAGCTGACGGGCGAGCACGAGCGCATCGACCGGGTCGCCGTGGCCGAAGAAGGCGCGTTCGTCCAGACGCTGAGGGCCGGTACGGCCATCTTCGACCTGGCCGCCGAGGAAGTTCGCAAGAGCAGCAGCCTCGTCCTGCCCGGCGACAAGGCGTTCCAGCTCCACGACACCTACGGATTCCCGATCGACCTGACGCTGGAAATGGCGTCCGAGGCCGGGCTGACGGTCGATGAGGCTGGCTTCCGGAGACTTATGGAAGAGCAGCGCGCTCGGGCAAAGGCCGACGCCGCGGCTCGCAAGACCGGTGGTCACGGCGAGACGGGTGTCTACCGCGACCTGCTCGCGCTCGGCCCAACCGAATTCACGGGGTATGGCGAACTCGAATCGGAGGCAGTGGTCCGCGGGCTCATCCGCGAGGGTGAGCGGATTCAGGCGGCCGAGGAAGGCGACATCATCGAGGTTGTCTTGGACCGCACCCCGCTGTACGCCGAATCCGGCGGTCAGGAAAGCGACGCCGGGACGATCGTCGCCGACGGCACCGAGCTGGAGGTGCTCGATGTCCAGAAGGTCGCCCGGAAGCTGTGGGTGCACCAGGTACGCGTGCTCCGCGGTGAAGTGACCGAGGGGCTGAACGTCTGGGCGAAAGTCGATCCCGAATGGCGGATCGGCGCCCGACAGGCTCACTCGGGTACCCACATCGTTCACGCGGCCCTGCGGCAGGTGCTCGGCCCGACCGCTCTGCAGAGCGGTTCGTACAACAAGCCCGGCTACCTCCGCCTGGACTTCTCGTGGACCGGAAGTCTCTCACCCGAGACGCGCAGCGAGATCGAAGAAGTTTCGAATCTGGCGGTGCGGCGCGACCTGCCGGTCGCTGTTGAGTACATGCCGTTGCCGAGGGCACGCGAGATCGGTGCGCTGGCACTGTTCGGGGAGACCTATGACGAAGAGGTCCGCGTCGTGGAAATCGGCGGGGCCTGGTCACGGGAGCTGTGCGGCGGAACGCACGTCAGCCATGCCTCGCAAGTCGGTCCCTTGACACTGATCAGCGAGTCCTCCGTCGGATCAGGTCTGCGGCGTATCGAAGCGTATTCGGGC encodes:
- a CDS encoding WXG100-like domain-containing protein — translated: MPVIVCRVDEYHSAGEVFGQMSTDAVTTHSSLVTVLTSSAGMAGSDSVGQQWAASYNEAAQLAISSSSKLATALGQVRDLIVVGAHNHQVAETAANLKDLPPPQAPQLLPAPCLAENVPSAAGSGIPEPFGWSIIKDAVGWAWPNGHQDQLNAAQAAWHTAAADFRTAAGSTLQAVELLRNQQSPEIEIAVQTCNDRQTDLNALADACQTLGDACGNYAHHLDEAHEKILVVLQELAIETAVAETAFAALAPVTGTLSEWIGNGAMAARVTVKARRVATIIGELATKAAKIVVDAIKPLVERLKPLFERIRKWAEAAKAKLSKGGDGLPGRPGSGVGPSSTPAEREALIQELDQAGIKFNPEKIVQIGKDSDGKVIFLEQGNDRAGLQHVLKHAGDFVNKGVREDEIPEVVLRAVTEGERVGVSGRDRPIFEIMHNGQLVKIAVTVGSNGFIVGANPIS
- the alaS gene encoding alanine--tRNA ligase; the protein is MHSADISSRALRFFETQGHTVVPSASLIADDPTLLLINAGMAPFKPYFLGEAPPPFRRATSLQKCVRTVDIEEVGKTSRHGSFFQMFGNFSFGDYFKEKAIPFAWEFLTSSAADGGLGLPEDKLWVTVYLDDDEAEHIWRNEIGVPAERIQRLGMSENFWSMGVPGPCGPCSEICFDRGPDFGRDGGPVANDERYLEIWNLVFMQNIRGEGPAKEGYPILGDLPSKNIDTGFGLERMAALLQNVPTIFDIDTTRQILDLAAELSGAKYGASVRNDVALRVVADHILTSVMLIGDGVTPSNDGRGYILRRILRRAVRMMRLLGSEDPVVHELVARTVQVMSPMYPELTGEHERIDRVAVAEEGAFVQTLRAGTAIFDLAAEEVRKSSSLVLPGDKAFQLHDTYGFPIDLTLEMASEAGLTVDEAGFRRLMEEQRARAKADAAARKTGGHGETGVYRDLLALGPTEFTGYGELESEAVVRGLIREGERIQAAEEGDIIEVVLDRTPLYAESGGQESDAGTIVADGTELEVLDVQKVARKLWVHQVRVLRGEVTEGLNVWAKVDPEWRIGARQAHSGTHIVHAALRQVLGPTALQSGSYNKPGYLRLDFSWTGSLSPETRSEIEEVSNLAVRRDLPVAVEYMPLPRAREIGALALFGETYDEEVRVVEIGGAWSRELCGGTHVSHASQVGPLTLISESSVGSGLRRIEAYSGIEAVRFLSKERALAVNVADILQVPTAEIADRVSVLVKQLRDAEKEIARFRAGQLQRLADEFVKDVSTVGGVSVVAEHLSEPATGDELRALALDIRDRLKGRPAAVIVTALSSDKPIVVAAVNEQGRARGLKAGDLVRTAAKVLKGGGGGKPDIAQGGGTDPLATTEALQEVRRVIGESVSS
- a CDS encoding cysteine hydrolase family protein, which gives rise to MGDTAVLMIDMQNSYVADDGVRDALGWPPIWRLDAVIAECAALLDTARQYGLPIVYSRGVTSEVGALASNPRARRHMQLRADTVPYLSDEQQQWRTQIMDAVAPQPGDLVLTKTRPSFFTYTELEPVLRSLGITRLVVAGLQTNVCVEATVRGALDRNFDVAVAEDAVSTDGPALHEGALNSMRVLYTEVAPWRELLAPNASWDRAFTTLDYGRDPSYWSEADALTPEDQGV